One region of Macadamia integrifolia cultivar HAES 741 chromosome 11, SCU_Mint_v3, whole genome shotgun sequence genomic DNA includes:
- the LOC122093716 gene encoding succinate dehydrogenase assembly factor 1, mitochondrial, whose protein sequence is MTMGSKAGVKLSGMQKQVLSLYRGFLRAARTKGPEERRHIELTVSSEFRRKATAVDRKNFVYIEYLLRRGNKQLDQLKSPATVRLSSLKIVPNSQSNNKT, encoded by the coding sequence GGGATCAAAGGCCGGAGTAAAACTATCAGGTATGCAGAAGCAGGTGTTGTCACTATATAGAGGATTTCTGAGAGCAGCTCGTACCAAAGGCCCCGAAGAGCGCCGTCACATCGAATTGACTGTCTCTAGTGAGTTCCGCCGGAAGGCAACAGCTGTGGATCGCAAGAACTTTGTGTACATCGAATATCTGCTCCGCCGAGGCAACAAGCAACTAGATCAGCTCAAGAGCCCTGCAACGGTCAGATTGTCTTCTCTTAAGATCGTGCCCAACTCTCAATCCAATAACAAAACCTAA